In Pseudomonas alcaliphila JAB1, a single window of DNA contains:
- a CDS encoding DUF2897 family protein, producing the protein MPWYVWLLLVLVFGSVIGSLLVLRSSAKKMPLSEDQLERMRKRAIEQEAKDARERQR; encoded by the coding sequence ATGCCCTGGTACGTCTGGCTGCTACTGGTTCTGGTGTTTGGCTCAGTGATCGGTAGCCTGCTGGTGCTGCGCAGCAGTGCCAAGAAAATGCCCCTGAGCGAAGATCAGCTCGAACGCATGCGTAAACGCGCCATCGAGCAGGAAGCCAAGGACGCGCGCGAGCGTCAGCGCTAA
- a CDS encoding response regulator, with translation MMSAPVRILFVDDEERILRSLALQFRRHYEVLTESDPLRALQRLREEHIHVLVSDQRMPQMSGAQLLAEAREIAPNTLRILLTGYSDLDAAVEALNNGGIFRYLTKPWDQQEMAFTLRQAAELAVRQAQPLQAVASEKLSAPLTLLSLDDEPDTLSVVGEFCVAGGHRLLRARNLAEAMLQLNNEGVDILVSDLKLAGEDTAPLLKTLAQAHPRLLSLVVTPFQDTQALLRLVNEAQIFRYLPKPIRRGLFEKGLKAAAEQALIWRAQPQQVVTRLAEVPRDEREQEKVGSLMGMLGRLRERLIA, from the coding sequence CTGATGTCCGCACCCGTTCGCATTCTCTTCGTCGATGACGAGGAGCGCATTCTGCGCAGTCTCGCCCTGCAGTTTCGCCGCCACTACGAGGTGCTGACCGAGAGCGACCCGTTGCGTGCCCTGCAGCGCCTGCGTGAGGAGCACATTCACGTGCTGGTCAGTGACCAGCGCATGCCGCAGATGAGCGGCGCGCAGCTGCTGGCCGAAGCGCGCGAGATCGCGCCGAATACCCTGCGCATCCTGCTGACTGGCTATTCCGATCTGGATGCCGCGGTGGAGGCGTTGAACAACGGCGGCATCTTCCGTTACTTGACCAAACCCTGGGACCAGCAGGAAATGGCCTTCACCCTGCGTCAGGCGGCAGAGCTGGCGGTGCGCCAGGCGCAGCCTTTGCAGGCTGTTGCCAGTGAGAAGCTGAGCGCGCCGCTGACGCTGCTGTCGCTCGACGATGAGCCGGACACGCTCAGCGTCGTTGGCGAGTTCTGCGTCGCAGGCGGGCACCGCCTGCTGCGTGCGCGCAATCTGGCCGAGGCCATGCTGCAACTCAACAACGAAGGCGTGGACATTCTGGTCAGTGACCTCAAGCTGGCCGGCGAAGACACCGCGCCGTTGCTCAAGACCCTGGCGCAAGCGCACCCGCGTCTGCTCAGCCTGGTGGTCACGCCGTTTCAGGACACCCAGGCGTTGCTGCGCCTGGTCAATGAGGCGCAGATCTTCCGCTACCTGCCCAAGCCGATTCGCCGTGGGCTGTTCGAGAAGGGCCTCAAGGCCGCTGCCGAGCAGGCGCTGATCTGGCGCGCGCAGCCGCAGCAGGTGGTCACTCGCCTGGCCGAGGTGCCGCGTGACGAGCGTGAGCAGGAGAAGGTGGGTAGCCTGATGGGCATGCTTGGGCGTCTGCGTGAACGGCTGATAGCCTGA
- the pyrF gene encoding orotidine-5'-phosphate decarboxylase, translating to MPVCQTPIIVALDFPCRDAALALADQLDPALCRVKVGKELFTRSGPQVVEALRAKGFELFLDLKFHDIPNTTAMAVKAAAELGVWMVNVHCSGGLRMMAACRNELDKLAGAKPLLIGVTVLTSMEQQDLAGIGLDVPPQEQVLRLAGLAADAGLDGLVCSAQEAQALKVAQPRLQLVTPGIRPAGSSADDQKRILTPRQALEAGSDYLVIGRPISQAADPAQALAAVVAELRA from the coding sequence ATGCCTGTCTGCCAAACCCCGATCATCGTCGCCCTCGACTTTCCCTGCCGTGATGCTGCTCTGGCGCTGGCCGATCAGCTCGATCCGGCGCTGTGTCGGGTCAAGGTCGGCAAGGAGCTGTTCACCCGTAGCGGCCCACAAGTGGTCGAGGCGTTGCGGGCCAAGGGTTTCGAGCTGTTCCTCGATCTGAAATTCCACGACATCCCCAACACCACGGCGATGGCGGTCAAGGCCGCTGCGGAACTGGGCGTGTGGATGGTCAATGTGCATTGCTCTGGCGGCCTGCGCATGATGGCGGCCTGTCGTAACGAGCTGGACAAGCTGGCAGGCGCCAAGCCGCTGCTGATCGGCGTAACGGTGCTGACCAGCATGGAGCAGCAGGATCTGGCCGGCATCGGCCTGGACGTACCGCCGCAGGAGCAGGTACTGCGCCTGGCCGGTCTGGCTGCCGATGCCGGGCTCGATGGCCTGGTCTGCTCGGCGCAGGAAGCGCAGGCGCTGAAGGTCGCGCAGCCGCGTCTGCAACTGGTGACCCCGGGTATTCGTCCGGCCGGCAGCAGTGCCGATGACCAGAAGCGCATTCTCACCCCACGCCAGGCGCTGGAGGCCGGCTCCGATTATCTGGTGATCGGCCGCCCGATCAGCCAGGCTGCCGATCCGGCGCAGGCGCTGGCTGCCGTAGTAGCCGAGCTGCGCGCCTGA
- a CDS encoding ethanolamine ammonia-lyase subunit EutB has translation MPYQTTIGSLVYRFADLKTLLAKASPARSGDYLAGLAAATYEERMAAKLALAEVPLGRFLDEALIPYEQDEVTRLIIDRHDATAFAPISHLTVGDLRDWLLLEKTDSARLAAVAAGLTPEMVAAVSKLMRNQDLILVARKCQVISRFRNTLGLPGHLAVRLQPNHPTDDVRGIAASMLDGLLYGSGDATVGINPASDSLPTLMRLWQMMDEVRQHFEIPMQSCVLTHVTTQIQAIEAGAPIDLVFQSIAGTEATNAGFGVSLAILREAHEAALSLGRSTLGDNVMYFETGQGSALSAGGHHGVDQQTCEARAYAVAREFRPLLVNTVVGFIGPEYLYDGKQIIRAGLEDHFCAKLLGLPMGCDVCYTNHAEADQDDMDSLLTLLGAAGINFIMGIPGADDIMLNYQSTSFHDALYLRSVLGLKRAPEFDAWLARMAITEPSGRLREIGRGHHLLKQLPHISGAA, from the coding sequence ATGCCCTATCAAACCACCATCGGCAGCCTGGTCTACCGCTTCGCCGATCTCAAGACGCTGCTGGCCAAGGCCAGCCCGGCGCGCTCCGGCGATTACCTGGCAGGGCTGGCCGCCGCTACCTACGAAGAGCGCATGGCGGCCAAGCTGGCCCTGGCCGAGGTGCCGCTGGGGCGCTTTCTCGACGAGGCGCTTATTCCCTACGAGCAGGACGAAGTCACCCGCCTGATCATCGACCGCCACGATGCCACTGCCTTCGCCCCGATCAGCCACCTCACGGTCGGCGACCTGCGCGACTGGCTGCTGCTGGAGAAGACCGACAGCGCGCGCCTGGCTGCCGTGGCCGCCGGGCTGACGCCGGAGATGGTTGCCGCCGTGAGCAAGCTGATGCGCAATCAGGATCTGATCCTGGTGGCGCGCAAATGCCAGGTGATCAGCCGCTTTCGCAACACCCTGGGCCTGCCCGGTCACCTTGCTGTGCGCCTGCAGCCCAACCACCCCACCGACGACGTGCGCGGCATCGCCGCCAGCATGCTCGATGGCCTGCTGTATGGCTCCGGCGACGCTACGGTCGGTATCAACCCGGCCAGCGACTCGCTGCCGACGCTGATGCGCCTGTGGCAGATGATGGACGAGGTGCGCCAGCACTTCGAAATCCCCATGCAGAGCTGCGTGCTCACCCACGTCACCACGCAGATCCAGGCCATCGAGGCCGGCGCACCGATCGATCTGGTGTTCCAGTCTATCGCCGGCACCGAAGCCACCAACGCCGGCTTCGGCGTATCCCTGGCAATCCTGCGCGAAGCCCACGAAGCCGCGCTGTCGCTAGGTCGCAGCACCCTCGGCGATAACGTCATGTACTTCGAGACCGGCCAGGGCAGCGCGCTGTCGGCCGGCGGCCACCATGGCGTCGACCAGCAGACCTGCGAAGCTCGCGCCTATGCCGTGGCCCGCGAATTCCGCCCGCTGCTGGTCAACACCGTGGTCGGCTTCATCGGCCCGGAATACCTCTACGACGGCAAGCAGATCATCCGCGCCGGCCTGGAAGACCACTTCTGCGCCAAGCTGCTCGGCCTGCCGATGGGCTGCGACGTCTGCTACACCAACCACGCCGAAGCCGATCAGGACGACATGGACAGCCTGCTCACCCTGCTCGGCGCAGCCGGTATCAACTTCATCATGGGCATCCCGGGCGCCGACGACATCATGCTCAATTACCAGAGCACTTCGTTCCACGATGCGCTGTACCTGCGCAGCGTGCTGGGCCTGAAACGCGCACCGGAATTCGACGCCTGGCTGGCGCGCATGGCCATTACCGAGCCGAGCGGCCGCCTGCGCGAGATCGGCCGTGGCCACCACCTGCTCAAGCAACTGCCGCACATATCGGGAGCCGCGTGA
- a CDS encoding ATP-binding protein has translation MRAVKPLAASMSINEVADLFLAAEHRAFLSLPVVDENNRPLGLVSRATLQDIFMQRFGRDLRGRHPVGEVMNDAPLIVSLEASLEEASKQVTAQLQYPITEDFVLIDAQGEYCGLGTVLDLLKAMEARVAQRNRVLRQALVDLKESQAQLLQSEKMASLGQMVAGVAHELNTPLGYVKNNVQLLRELSEPLFELAAAQARLGQCLNDPDCDEASLSQALQTAEQARQQVAPELLAEDLQQLYGDTLYGLEQIGELVVGLKDFARLDRAMSEEVDLNDCIRSALLIARNHIKDKAEVVQQLGELPRIACAPSQINQVLLNLLTNAAQAIDGSGRIQIRSWADAEGIHVSLQDNGRGMPPEVMAKIFDPFFTTKPVGQGTGLGLSISYKIVQDHGGRIRVASEPGRGTRFLISLPLPATVAIKRSA, from the coding sequence ATGCGAGCCGTGAAGCCGCTCGCTGCGTCGATGAGCATCAACGAGGTCGCCGATCTGTTTCTGGCGGCTGAACACCGCGCCTTTCTCTCCCTGCCGGTGGTGGACGAGAACAACCGGCCACTCGGCCTGGTCAGTCGCGCCACCCTGCAGGACATCTTCATGCAGCGCTTCGGGCGCGACCTGCGTGGTCGTCATCCGGTTGGCGAGGTGATGAACGACGCGCCGCTGATCGTCAGCCTGGAAGCCAGTCTGGAAGAGGCTTCCAAGCAGGTCACCGCCCAGCTGCAATACCCGATCACCGAGGACTTCGTCCTTATCGATGCCCAGGGCGAATACTGCGGTCTGGGTACGGTGCTGGATCTGCTCAAGGCCATGGAAGCACGTGTCGCCCAGCGCAACCGCGTACTGCGCCAGGCGCTGGTGGATCTCAAGGAGTCCCAGGCGCAGTTGCTGCAATCGGAGAAGATGGCGTCGCTCGGTCAGATGGTCGCCGGCGTCGCCCACGAGTTGAACACGCCACTGGGCTACGTGAAGAACAACGTGCAGCTGCTGCGTGAATTGAGCGAGCCACTGTTCGAACTCGCCGCCGCACAGGCGCGCCTGGGCCAGTGCCTGAACGACCCCGACTGCGACGAGGCGAGCCTGAGCCAGGCCCTGCAGACCGCCGAACAGGCTCGCCAGCAGGTAGCGCCGGAGCTGCTGGCCGAGGATCTGCAGCAGCTGTATGGCGACACCCTGTATGGCCTGGAGCAGATTGGCGAGTTGGTGGTGGGCCTGAAGGATTTCGCCCGTCTCGACCGTGCCATGAGCGAGGAGGTCGACCTCAATGACTGCATCCGCAGCGCGCTGCTGATCGCGCGCAACCACATCAAGGACAAGGCCGAAGTGGTGCAGCAGCTCGGCGAGCTGCCGCGTATCGCCTGCGCGCCCTCGCAGATCAACCAGGTGCTGCTCAACCTGTTGACCAACGCTGCCCAGGCCATCGATGGCAGCGGGCGTATCCAGATTCGCAGCTGGGCCGATGCCGAGGGCATCCATGTCTCGCTGCAGGACAATGGCCGTGGCATGCCGCCGGAAGTCATGGCGAAGATCTTCGATCCTTTCTTCACCACCAAGCCGGTCGGCCAGGGCACCGGCCTCGGGTTGTCCATCAGCTACAAGATCGTCCAGGACCACGGCGGCCGCATTCGCGTCGCCTCCGAGCCAGGGCGTGGCACGCGTTTTCTGATCAGCCTGCCGCTGCCCGCTACTGTCGCCATTAAAAGGAGCGCCTGA
- a CDS encoding transporter substrate-binding domain-containing protein, protein MRHARCWVHGCLGALCLLLVDSLYAADVVKVGGAHFPPYVIKSNLHDSSGLLPQLLEALNREQSEYHFTMLPTAIVRRFSDLQRGRIDMAIFENPQWGWQDIDAEAVDMRLEDAELFVARNEALRDQSYFEQLEGKRLALYRGYHYGFAQFNSDPEFLTSTFNANLGHSHDSNLLMVIRGRADVALVSRSNLYDFLERNRDYARQLLISERVDQIYRHHAMIRAGAPITPERFAALLEQLREKGELQRIFSPYRIAVMQDVTDSSATEYAAD, encoded by the coding sequence ATGCGGCATGCGCGGTGCTGGGTTCATGGATGTTTGGGTGCCTTGTGTCTCTTGCTAGTGGATTCTCTCTATGCGGCCGACGTGGTCAAGGTCGGTGGCGCGCACTTTCCCCCCTATGTGATCAAGTCCAACCTGCACGACTCGAGTGGCTTGCTACCGCAACTGCTCGAAGCGCTCAACCGAGAGCAGAGCGAATACCACTTCACCATGTTGCCCACCGCCATCGTGCGTCGTTTCAGTGACCTGCAGCGCGGGCGTATCGACATGGCGATTTTCGAGAATCCGCAATGGGGATGGCAGGACATCGACGCTGAAGCTGTCGATATGAGGCTGGAAGATGCTGAGTTGTTCGTCGCCAGGAACGAGGCGCTGCGCGACCAGAGTTACTTCGAACAGCTCGAAGGCAAGCGCCTGGCGCTTTATCGCGGTTATCACTACGGATTTGCCCAGTTCAACAGCGATCCGGAGTTCCTGACCAGCACCTTCAATGCCAACCTCGGTCACTCCCACGACAGCAACCTGCTGATGGTGATACGCGGGCGCGCCGATGTCGCATTGGTCTCTCGCTCCAATCTCTATGACTTCCTTGAGCGCAATCGCGATTATGCACGCCAGTTACTGATCTCCGAGCGTGTCGATCAGATCTATCGTCATCATGCGATGATTCGTGCCGGCGCGCCGATAACTCCCGAACGCTTCGCTGCCTTGCTCGAGCAGTTGCGGGAGAAGGGCGAGTTGCAACGCATCTTCTCGCCTTACCGCATTGCCGTCATGCAAGACGTAACGGATAGCTCAGCAACAGAATATGCAGCAGATTGA
- a CDS encoding TetR/AcrR family transcriptional regulator produces MDEHRAQAVMQELVASGQVTDPDSARGKLLQMAAHLFRSKGYERTTVRDLAAAIGIQSGSIFHHFKSKEEILRSVMEETIVYNTALMRAALAEAQGTRERLLALIRCELQSIMGGTGEAMAVLVYEWRSLSEEGQAQVLALRDTYEQIWLAVLGEAREAGYFKGDPFIQRRFLTGALSWTNTWFRSQGPMTLDQLAEEALSLVCKEA; encoded by the coding sequence GTGGACGAACACAGAGCCCAGGCCGTGATGCAGGAGCTGGTCGCCAGCGGCCAGGTAACCGATCCAGACAGTGCCCGTGGCAAGCTGTTGCAGATGGCCGCTCACCTGTTTCGCAGCAAGGGTTACGAGCGCACGACGGTGCGCGACCTGGCTGCCGCCATCGGTATTCAGTCCGGCAGCATCTTTCACCACTTCAAGAGCAAGGAAGAGATCCTGCGTTCGGTGATGGAGGAAACCATCGTCTACAACACCGCCCTGATGCGCGCTGCACTGGCCGAGGCGCAGGGCACCCGCGAGCGGCTGCTGGCGCTGATCCGCTGCGAGCTGCAGTCGATCATGGGTGGTACCGGCGAGGCCATGGCGGTGCTGGTCTACGAATGGCGTTCCCTTTCGGAGGAGGGCCAGGCGCAGGTACTGGCCTTGCGTGATACCTACGAGCAGATCTGGCTGGCGGTATTGGGCGAGGCGCGCGAGGCCGGATACTTCAAGGGCGACCCGTTCATTCAGCGGCGTTTTCTCACCGGTGCGCTCAGCTGGACCAATACCTGGTTCCGTTCGCAGGGACCAATGACGCTGGATCAGTTGGCCGAGGAAGCGTTGTCATTGGTGTGTAAGGAAGCCTGA
- a CDS encoding SDR family oxidoreductase has translation MSMTFSGQVALVTGAAAGIGRATAQAFAAEGLKVVVSDVDVAGGEGTVELIRAAGGEAYFVRCDVTRDAEVKALMDATVAQYGRLDYAFNNAGIEIEQGKLADGNEAEFDAIMGVNVKGVWLCMKHQIPLLLAQGGGAIVNTASVAGLGAAPKMSIYAASKHAVIGLTKSAAIEYAKKKVRVNAVCPAVIDTDMFRRAYEADPKKAEFAAAMHPVGRIGKVEEIAAAVLYLCSDHAAFTTGQALAVDGGATAI, from the coding sequence ATGAGCATGACGTTCTCCGGCCAGGTCGCCCTGGTCACCGGTGCTGCAGCCGGTATTGGCCGTGCCACCGCCCAGGCCTTCGCTGCCGAAGGGCTCAAGGTGGTGGTTTCCGATGTCGACGTGGCCGGTGGCGAGGGCACTGTCGAGCTGATTCGCGCGGCCGGCGGCGAGGCCTACTTCGTGCGTTGCGACGTGACCCGCGATGCCGAAGTCAAGGCGCTGATGGACGCTACCGTGGCGCAGTACGGCCGCCTGGACTATGCCTTCAACAACGCCGGTATCGAGATCGAACAGGGCAAGCTGGCCGACGGCAACGAAGCCGAGTTCGACGCCATCATGGGCGTCAACGTCAAGGGTGTGTGGCTGTGCATGAAGCACCAGATCCCCTTGCTGCTGGCCCAGGGCGGTGGTGCCATCGTCAACACCGCTTCGGTCGCCGGCCTGGGGGCCGCGCCGAAGATGAGCATCTACGCTGCCTCCAAGCATGCGGTGATTGGCCTGACCAAATCGGCGGCGATCGAGTACGCCAAGAAGAAGGTGCGGGTAAACGCGGTCTGCCCGGCGGTGATCGACACCGACATGTTCCGCCGCGCCTATGAGGCGGATCCGAAGAAAGCGGAGTTCGCCGCCGCCATGCACCCGGTCGGGCGCATCGGCAAGGTCGAGGAGATCGCGGCTGCCGTGCTCTATCTGTGCAGCGACCACGCGGCATTCACCACTGGTCAGGCATTGGCCGTGGATGGCGGGGCCACAGCGATATAA
- a CDS encoding bile acid:sodium symporter family protein produces MTADPLLTFFLPAALGIIMLGLGLSLSLADFARVAKFPKPVLIGLACQLLLLPLACFFLAKLFGLAPALAVGLMLLAASPGGTTANLYSHLAHGDVALNITLTAVNSVIAILTMPLIVNLSLAYFMSADQAIPLQFAKVVQVFAIVLGPVAIGMWLRSRFPGFAERMQKPVKIISALFLLLIILLAVAKDWRTFVDYAPAVGGAALAFNLLSMAVGYCVPRLLKLNLRQAIAIAMEIGIHNGTLAIALALSPALLNNPTMAIPAAIYSLIMFITAALFGLWVNRVHGAELAEPVVQGEKA; encoded by the coding sequence ATGACCGCCGATCCCTTGCTGACGTTTTTCCTTCCCGCTGCGCTAGGCATCATCATGCTCGGGCTTGGCCTGTCACTGAGCCTGGCCGATTTCGCCCGCGTGGCCAAATTCCCCAAACCGGTGTTGATCGGCCTGGCTTGCCAGCTGCTGCTGTTGCCGCTGGCGTGCTTCTTCCTGGCCAAATTGTTCGGTCTGGCGCCGGCACTGGCCGTCGGCCTGATGCTGTTGGCTGCCTCGCCGGGTGGCACCACCGCCAATCTCTACAGTCATCTGGCTCACGGCGATGTGGCGTTGAACATCACCCTCACCGCGGTCAACTCGGTGATCGCGATTCTGACCATGCCGCTGATCGTCAATCTGTCGCTGGCCTACTTCATGTCGGCCGATCAGGCCATCCCGCTGCAGTTCGCCAAGGTGGTGCAGGTATTCGCGATCGTCCTTGGTCCGGTGGCCATCGGCATGTGGCTGCGCAGTCGTTTTCCGGGCTTTGCCGAGCGCATGCAGAAGCCGGTGAAGATCATCTCGGCGCTGTTCCTGCTGCTGATCATCCTGTTGGCGGTGGCCAAGGACTGGCGCACCTTCGTCGATTACGCGCCTGCGGTGGGCGGCGCGGCGCTGGCCTTCAACCTGCTGAGCATGGCGGTGGGCTACTGCGTGCCCAGGCTGCTCAAGCTCAATCTGCGTCAGGCCATCGCCATCGCCATGGAGATCGGCATCCACAACGGCACCCTGGCCATCGCCCTGGCGCTGAGCCCGGCGCTGCTGAACAACCCGACCATGGCCATTCCGGCAGCCATCTACAGCCTGATCATGTTCATCACCGCGGCGCTGTTCGGCTTGTGGGTCAACCGTGTGCATGGCGCAGAGCTGGCCGAGCCAGTGGTGCAAGGGGAAAAGGCGTAG
- the eutC gene encoding ethanolamine ammonia-lyase subunit EutC — MANDLIQQNPWDELRAHTSARIALGRVGCSLPTREVLKFGLAHAQARDAVHRPLDFGELKHQLHTAGFRTLKVRSNADDRQTYLLRPDHGRHLHGDCRVQLQHELPAPEIAIVLADGLSAVAVQRHALPLLQAFRERFDTDWANTPVVLAEQGRVAIGDGIGEALRARLVIVMIGERPGLTSPDSLGLYLTYAPRVGCRDSARNCISNVRPEGLPYQLAAHRLDYLARQALRLQLSGVQLKDDSNLQPVALQAD, encoded by the coding sequence ATGGCCAATGATCTGATTCAGCAAAATCCCTGGGACGAACTGCGCGCACATACCTCGGCACGCATAGCGCTCGGCCGCGTCGGCTGCAGCCTGCCCACCCGCGAGGTGCTCAAGTTCGGCCTGGCCCATGCCCAGGCGCGCGATGCCGTGCATCGTCCGCTGGACTTCGGCGAACTCAAGCATCAGTTGCATACGGCAGGCTTTCGTACCCTGAAAGTACGCAGCAACGCCGACGACCGGCAAACCTACCTGCTGCGCCCGGATCACGGCCGACACCTGCACGGCGACTGCCGTGTGCAGCTGCAACACGAACTGCCCGCACCGGAAATCGCCATCGTGCTGGCCGATGGCTTGTCGGCCGTCGCCGTGCAGCGCCATGCCCTGCCGCTGTTGCAAGCTTTCCGCGAACGCTTTGACACCGACTGGGCCAACACCCCGGTGGTGCTTGCCGAACAGGGCCGCGTGGCGATTGGCGACGGCATCGGCGAAGCGCTGCGTGCACGCCTGGTGATCGTGATGATCGGCGAGCGCCCTGGTCTGACCTCGCCGGACAGCCTCGGCCTGTATCTGACCTACGCACCGCGGGTGGGCTGCCGGGACAGCGCGCGCAACTGCATCTCCAACGTACGTCCCGAGGGGCTGCCTTACCAGCTGGCAGCACACAGACTCGACTACCTGGCGCGCCAGGCGCTGCGCCTGCAACTGAGTGGCGTGCAGCTCAAGGACGACAGCAACCTGCAGCCGGTGGCGCTACAGGCCGACTGA